From Micromonospora echinospora:
GGCGCACCAGCTCGGCGTTGGGCTCGTCGAGGTTCACCGCCGTCGGTTCACCCGCGGCGAGCCCGTCCAGCAGGAACGGCACGGCCACGGCGAGCAGCTCCTCGTCGGAGTCGTAGAGGAACGCCTCGTGGAAGTAGCCCACGTGACCGGAGGCGGCGCCGGTCCTCATCGGAGCACCTCCACCCGCACCTCGGTCAGGCCGAGCAGCTCGACCAGCCGGGCCGGTGCCTGGTGCGGCGTGCGCAGCACCGCGACGGCGTCGTGGCGGCGGGCGTGGTCACGCAGGTGCAGCAGGCTGCGGTGATCCACGAAACGCAGCTCGGCGGCGTCGAACACGAGCCGGCCGGCCACCGGCCGCGGGTCGGCCCGCTCCAGCGCCACCGCGAAGCTCCGGTGGTTCGACGGGTCCAGTTCGCCGCCGAGCGCCACCGCCGCGTCACCCACGCCGGAGTGCAGCCGGAACAGCACATCGGCGTTGGTCTCCGGGTGCAGGCAGGCCAGCTCCTCGATCGCCGCGTCGCCGAGCTGCCGGCGGTCGTAGGCGCAGACCGCCGACATCGGCCGGTGCCGCATCCAGTGGTCGATGCGGTGCTCGTAGCGGGCGAAGGCGTCCCGCTGGGCGGGGGTGCGGACGAGGCTGGTCGCCTCGGCCAGCACCCGCAGGCCGGTGTGACCGGCGGCCAGCGCCTCGGTGGTGGCCCGCGCGTACGCGCGGACCTGCCGGTCCGGGTCGACGATCTCGTCGTGCCGGTACGCCTCGCCGACGGGGAGCAGGCGCAACGCGTCCCGCCGGCGCGCGGCGTCGACCCCGGGCACCGACCTCAGCCAGCCGGTCATGGTGGCGCGATCCTGCGGGCCCACCACCCAGACCTGCTCCCCGGCGGCGAGGCCGGCGGTGACCTGCTCGACCGCCAGCGCGCGCAGCGTGGCCGGGTCCTCGTAGGTGAGGCAGCCGTGGGTGTGACCCGGGTACGCCACGCCCTCGCTGGTCACCGGCCCCGCCTCATGGGCCCAGTCTATGTCGTGCCCACCTGCAGGTCCCGCCAGGCCGTGGCCTCGGGCGGCGGGTCGCCCAGCTCGAACTCGGCCCAGTTGTTCCAGTACGCGATCGCGTCCACGTCGTTCTGCTGACGCAGCCAGGTGACGTGCTCCCGGACGGTGTGCGCCCGGCCCGCGCCGGTGGTGTCGGCGGCGGTGCGGCTCAGGCCGTACTCCGGGACCAGCAACCGGATGCCCGGGTACGCGGCGCGCACCTTGCCGAAGGCCACCCCGAACATCCGCGAGGCGGGCCAGTACGCGGCGGTGTCCCGCGCTTGCGTCGGCTCGGCCGCGATCGTCAGGCAGCCGCAGATGGCGCGAAACCCGGTCGCCGCCACGCTGCCCCGCCCGCATCCTGGACCGATGTCGATCAGCGTGCGGGAACTGCGCGTGCCGGACTGGCCGGCGCTCTGGCCGATGATGCGGGACATGGGGCGTCGGCGACGAGCCACCGGAGGCCCACCGGCTCCGCTTCGCCGCGCTGCTCGCCGACCCCCGCTGGGCGCTGCTCGGCGCCACCGGCGCCGACGGGTTGAT
This genomic window contains:
- a CDS encoding MEDS domain-containing protein; translated protein: MTSEGVAYPGHTHGCLTYEDPATLRALAVEQVTAGLAAGEQVWVVGPQDRATMTGWLRSVPGVDAARRRDALRLLPVGEAYRHDEIVDPDRQVRAYARATTEALAAGHTGLRVLAEATSLVRTPAQRDAFARYEHRIDHWMRHRPMSAVCAYDRRQLGDAAIEELACLHPETNADVLFRLHSGVGDAAVALGGELDPSNHRSFAVALERADPRPVAGRLVFDAAELRFVDHRSLLHLRDHARRHDAVAVLRTPHQAPARLVELLGLTEVRVEVLR